In Capricornis sumatraensis isolate serow.1 chromosome 2, serow.2, whole genome shotgun sequence, the DNA window TTACTTATTGTCAACACTTTGTTAGCTGTAGGAAATTAGGAAAGTTCTTTGCtcactttgtttttattatatccAGAATAGGAATATGAATACTTGAAAATCATGGTAACATCTCTGTATATGataggtagctcagctggtaaagaatctgcccgcaatgcgagagaccccggatcaattcctgggtcaggaggatccactggagaagggataggcttcctactccagtattcttgagcttccctggtgattcagacagtaaagaatctgcctgcaatgcgggagatctgtgtccagtccctgggttgggaagctctcctggaggagggcatggcaacccactccagtattctagactggagaatcccatggaccgatgagcctggtgggctacagtccatggggtaccaaagagttggatgcaactaagtacagcacaaaGTAATGTGGCTCAAAGCAAGTCATCTGCCCTAATGAGTAATGTTTTGTAAGACCAATTCTAATATGGAAATCTGTCATTCTTTTGCAGCTTTGAAAACAAATAAGTATATTCATGTGGAGAATTGCTCTAGCTCTGTGAGTAAATTCATTCTTTTAGGCTTCCCTTATACTTGGGAAATTCGGATCCTCTGTTTCTCAGTTTTTTCTGGGACATATATTCTGACACTCATTGGAAATCTGTGCATTATTTGTGCTGTGAGGTGCGACCATCAACTGCAAACTCCAATGTACATCCTGCTGGCCAATTTTTCCTTCCTGGAGATCTGGTTTATCACCTCCACTGTCCCTAATATGCTAGCCAACTTTCTTTCTGAGACCAacaccatctccttctctggctGCTTTCTGCAGTTCTACTTCTTCTTCTCTATGGGCACCACTGAGACCTTCTTCTTGTCTGCTATGGCCTTTGACAGGTACCTTGCCATCTGCAGGCCCCTTCACTACCCCACTGTCATGCCAGTGCAACGCTGCATCAGAATGGGAGCCTGTTGCTGGGTGTGCGGCTTCTTGTACTTCCTCTTGCCTATATATCTAATCTCTCAACTCCCCTTTTGTTGTCTCAATAAAATTGATCACTTCCTATGTGACCCAGGACCCCTTATAAAGCTGTCTTGTGTGCCAGCTCCTGTTATTGAGATCATCTGTGCCATCTACAATTCAGTCCTCATTTTCTCCACCTTACTCTTCATTACCAGCTCCTACACCCTGGTGATCAGAGCTGTGTTTAGGGTTCCCTCAGCAGAAGGCCGGCATAAGGCTTTCTCTACATGTGGCTCCCATCTGTCTGTAGTGTCTCTGTTCTATGGCTCTATTATGGTCGTATATGTGAGCCCAACAGCAGGCAATCCAGCCGGGATTCAGAAATATGTGACTTTGTTTTATTCTGTGCTAACTCCACTGTTCAACCCCTTGATCTATAGTCTCCGGAATAAAGAGATGAAAGAGGCTctgagaaaattatttaagaCTTTGAGATTTAGGCAGAGGCCTGGCAGAAATCTCTGAAGAACTTGTGTGTGCAactgaaataatatatatgaacTAAATGATTGAAAGATTAGCATTCAATTGTATTAACCACATTAGACAAATATATTTGAGGGAGGGAGAAGAACATAGTCAAATgtaattaaatgtttattaaattaacTGTGGccatctgtccattttttttgttgtttgagaAAATGTACATTAATagtaaatttttttcatattcaaataaaaataatcaaagaaaaaataatcagtcTTCTTCCTGGCATTCAGAATTAATACTAAAATTTTGATGTTACCATATCAGTTACACATGTATACAcaataatcaaatatttattactaATATTTCTCTAGCAAGTCAAAAGTCATGCTAAGTTTACAAaacaacatttaaattttaatgtccATGTCAATATTAAAGACATGACAAAATTAATTAActtctttataaaaattcatttatcatAATTGTACTTCCACTTTCTTACCAAGATTTAGTTTAAATACTCAAAATTTGGATCCAGATGGTTGCCATTATTTCTCCATATgtttaatttaataattatttttatttttttttaattttattttttttaaattttaaaatctttaattcttacatgtgttcccaaacgtgaacccccctcccacctccttccccataacatctcagtgggtcatccccatgcaccaaccccaagcatgctgtatcctgcgtcagacatagactggcgattcaattcttacatgatagtatacatgatagaatgccattctcccaaatcatcccaccctctccctctccctctgagtccaaaagtccgttatacacagctgtgtcttttttcctgtcttgcatacagggtcgtcattgccatcttcctaaattccatatatatgcgttagtatactgtattggtgtttttctttctggcttacttcactctgtataatcggctccagtttcatccatctcatcagaactgattcaaatgaattctttttaacggctgagtaatactccattgtgtatatgtaccacagctttcttaaacattcatctgctgatggacatctaggttgtttccatgtcctggctattataaacagtgctgcgatgaacattggggtacatgtgtctctttcaattctggtttcctctgtgtgtatgcccagcagtgggattgctgggtcataaggtagttctatttgcaattttttaaggaatctccacactgttctccatagtggctgaactagtttgcattcccaccaacagtgtaagagggttcccttttctccacaccctctccagcatttattgcttgcagatttttggatcacagccattctaactggtgtgaagtggtacctcattgtggttttgatttgcatttctctgataatgagtgatgttgagcatcttttcatgtgtttgttagccatctgtatgtcttctttggagaaatgtctatttagttctttggcccattttttgattgggtcatttatttttctggaattgagttgcataagttgcttgtatatttttgagattagttgtttgtcagttgcttcatttgctattattttttcccattcagaaggctgtcttttcaccttgcttatattttcctttgttgtgcagaagcttttaattttaattagatcccatttgtttatttttgcttttgtttccagaattctggggggtggatcatagaggattctgctgtgatttatgtctgagagtgttttgcctatgttctcctctaggagttttatagtttctggtcttacatttagatctttaatccattttgagtttatttttgtgtgtggtgttagaaagtgatctagtttcattcttttacaagtggttgaccagttttcccagcaccacttgttaaagagattgtctttactccattgtatattcttgcctcctttgtcaaagataaggtgtccatatgtgtgtagatttatctctgggctttctattttgttccattgatctatatgtctgtctttgtgccagtaccatttcCTGATAGGTCATTTGTGCATTCTACAAGCTAGAGATAACAGCCAGTGACCCTCAGGTATTGTTGCATTTACAGAAATTGCTAGATTTGCTTTGCTAACTCTGTCAAGAACAATAGCATCTCATACTGTCAGCCAGAATTTTCCTCATTCCACAAAAAAACCATGAATCCATTAGTTATTACTTCCCCATCCTTCCTCTCTCCAGTCCTTGGAAACAATTAATCTAATTTCTGTTCTATAGATTTGTTTCTTctcaaaatttcatataaatggaatcatacaatatatgtgaccttttgtgaccaacttctttcacttaacataatgtgtACAAGATTCATTTTTGCTGGGCATGTTTATctgtactttattcctttttatggctgaatagcatTTCTTAGTATGGATATACCCACATTTTATCTATTCAATAGTTGATGGACCTTTGATTTGTTTCCATCATTGGTCTATTATGAGTTATACAtgaacaagtttttgtgtgaacatatattTTCACTTTGGGGAGTTTACTCTAGGGAAAGGAATCACTGTGTCATATATTaactatttaacattttgaagaatTGTCAGACTATTTTCCGAAGTGACTGTGCCATCTTTACTATCATATCACCATAGTATGAAATGTATGGGTTCAGTTTCTCTGTATCTTAACCAACActtgtttgctctttttttttttttttttgtcctttagcTATCCTTGTATATATGAAGTGGTATCTTATTATGGCGCtcacttgcatttccctaatgataagGATGCTGATTATCTTTCAGTGTGCTTATTGGCCACTTGCATGTCTTCACTGGGAAATATATATTCAAACCCTCGATGATTGTTAAAACATTAGCCTATTCATCTTTCTAATTCTCAACTGTAGAGGTCTTTACatatactctggatataagtcacttattagataaataatttgcaaatatcttttatcAATCTGTGagttacatttttacttttatgattGTCCTTTGAAGTTttgaattttaatgaagtccaacttaTCTTTTTACCTTATCACTTGTGATGCTGGTTTTAtctctaagaaatctttgcctaatcGAAAGTTACAAAAAGTACTACTatgcttatttatatatttgttttttattatagatgatttttccaacttttatattcattttatattttaataggtATTTGTtaagaccagagatcaaacacaaACTCCAATTTATGGCATATCTAAATCTGTCACAAAATTTATGAGGCAATATGAGTCATAGCatacttacttattttttgttttgccatCTTGATATTCCCAAAAAGATTGCTTTCTATCACACATTTTCAAAAGGAATCTTTTTTATTATGTCCCTGAGGTTATAAAATCTTTAtctaactatttaaaaataaattattcatataatttataattaaatagTACCTTTCAGTGACATTTCAAGCATCATTTAGGGtaggaaaaaagaatgagaaataaattacttatataaaagaaaataggtAAATTGTAGAAAATGGAGAATTAATGAAATGactataataattaaataaataatgtatggTAATAAAGTTCTTTTctctaaatacatataaaatatcaaATTGTATAGAAAAAAAGACTTACTATAGCTAAATAGTTAAGAAGTTATAATAAGGATAATTTTGATGGTGACTTCATCTTTTAAATCTTCCTTCAGAATGTTGCTGATAAaggattgaaagtgaaaaagagtatagcagctcagtcgtgtccaactctttgtgaccccatggactctagcccatctggctcctctgtccatgggattctccaggcaagaatactggagtgggttgccatacccttctccagagaatcttcctgacccagggattgaacctgggtctcccgcattgtaggcagattctttaccatctgagccaccactctAAAAAGAATCTAGTACTTATCTAGGAGGCATGGTTTTCTAGAAAATATGCAAGTTATACAGCTCTTTGGAATTTTACAATTTAAATGCTTCTAGTTGTGTAAAGAAACTTGTGAAATTCAATTAGAAATTCTGTGGTATGTGGTATGTCACTTCTGTGTCCAATATGCTCGCTAACCTCTCTAAGACCAACaccatctctttctctggctGCTTCCTGAAGTTCTACTTATTCTCCATGGGCACCACTGAGACCTGCTTGTCTGCCATGGACTTTGACAGGTACCTTGCCATCTGCCAACCCCTACACTACCCCACGGTCATGACGGTACTATGCTATATCCATATGGGAGCCTGCTGCTGCGTGTGTTGCTTCTTGTACTTCCTCTTGTCTATTTCCCTAATCTCTCAGCTCCAGTTCTGTTGTCTCAATAAGACTGATCACTTCCTATGTGAACCAGATCTCATAAAGTTGTCCTCATGCCAACTCCTGTCACTGAGATCATCTGTGCTACCTGTAACTCAGTCATCATTTTTTCTACCTTACTCATCATTACCAGCTCCTATACCCTGGTGATCAGAGCTTGGTTTAGAGTCCTCTCAGCAGGTAGGTGGTTTaaggctttctctacttgtgcCTCCCATCTGACTGTGATGTCCCTATTCTATGACTCTATTGTGATTGTGTATGTGAGTCCAAGAGCAGGGAATCCAAGAGAACCAGAAAAGTTTGAGTCTGTTCTATTCCACATTAACTTCATTATTCAACCACTTGATCTATAGTATATCTCTAGAATAAAGAGATGAAGGCAGATTTAATAAAATTACTTAAGACTGTAAGATTTAATCAAAGACCTGGAAGAAATCTTTAAAGAATTTGTGTTGACAGCTGAAATAAtgtatggaaaataaataaagtattaataTTCAACTGTATTAATGAAGTAGAAAAATAACTTTTGGGATGAGGAAGAACTAATTCAATTAATAAAGTGTTAATAAAGCtgtgtttatttgttcttttattagagaaaaatttgcaaaattagtaaaaaattttttaatttttactaataaaattattaaaatttagtaaaaattagcaaaaattagtaaaattttccaggcaaataaaaataatcataaaaataaactacTAGTCAACTTGTTAGCATTTTGATTGAATGCTAGTTAATATTTTGCTACCaatatcacacacatacacatacaatctATCTTATACtaaaatttattacaaaatttttTCAAGTGAGTCAATAATTATACATGCTAAATATACAAAACAACATTTAAATGTTATTGTGTCTATTAAAATATGACAAGCTGTATTCACTTTCTAATGAAAATTggtttattataattatattcattCCCAGTTTCTCAACGAGACTTAGTGAAAATATTCTttagtatttcagttcagttcagttgctcagtcatgtccgactctttgcgtccccatgaatcacatcacgccaggccttcctgtccatcaccaactcccagagttcactcaaactcatgtccatcaagtcggtgatgccctccagccatctcatcctcggtcgtccccttctcctcctgcccccaatccctcccagcatcagagtcttttccaatgagtcaactcttcacatgaggtgccaaagtattgtagtttcagctttagcatcagtctttccaatgaacacccaggactgatcccctttaggatggactggttggatctgcttgcagtccaagggacactcaagagtcttctccaacaccacagttcaaaagcatcaattcttcagtgttcagcttcttcacagtccaactctcacatccatatatgaccactggaaaaactatagccttgactagacagacctttcttggcaaagtaatgtctctgctttttaatatgttatctaggttttttcttttcttacaaggagtaagtatcttaatttcatggctgcaatcagagACTCTAAAGGGTAAGACTCGAAAATAGTCCATTAACATTATAACGTATGGTGGAATCAAACACAGTATGAAATATAGGAGAAGTCTTGAATACAATACAAGAGGAAAAACCAAAAATAGCATATAGTAGGAAATCCTTAATAAATATTGACTTTGTGACTGGGAGGATAAATTCATGACTATTCCTAAGGCCTTGAAATAGGATTCTGTCATTTTCTGGACATGCATTagacaatataaaaaataagatgttaattaaagaaaaagtccACATAGAACTATGATAGTTTCTACCAAGTATCTATTTGAAAACTATCCTACCTATCTGAAGGGCtttcttgatagctcagttggtaaagattccacctgcaatgcaggacaccctggtttgattcctgagtcacgaagatccactggagaagggaaaggctacccattccagtattcttgggcttccattgtggctcagctgataaagaatctgcccgtaatgtgggaaacctgggtttgatccctgggttggaaagatcccctggagaagggaaacgctacacactccagtgttctggcttagagaattccatggactgcatagtccatgcagttgcaaagagctggacatgactgagtgactttcactcccaTCTGAAAATACAGGAATCATGAAGACCTGGGGGAGAGAGTGTGTTTTATCTTAGAGTCTCTCATCATTGTGAAGAGAAGAAGTAGAGAATTGTAATTTATCTCTGAAATTCTCCAGATTGTTCTATCAGTATTAAGCAGAAATTAAGATAACCAGACACAGAACACACTGGTACATTTATCCTCTGAATTGTTTTTCATAAATAAGGCATCTTAAGCAACAACATTGAAGAAGGATTTGTGAAAGTGTTGACTATAAATGCCTGCTTTATAACCAGGCCGTTTTACACCTTACTAGATAATTAGAATTGTCTTCATGCTGTCAGTTACAGAGTACAGTGAGCAGTGCATTCTCACTTAAGTATATCATCCATTATCTATGCaaacagatttattatctccatgaTAAAGTGTTATGTACCTATTATTACTCTAAAATTGGCATCTGAGCAGTACTATCTTGAGAGAGAAAGATGCAGTTTAATTACCACTTAAACATATATTCCATTCTCAATGTTTCCAAAGGCTGTATCTTAAGAGGTtaaataaaaaagtagaaaatagaattagaaaaagaggaagaaaagcacaTATTTGGAggaagaaagtataaaaataagtaaaattcattcaatgtatttttttatCATCATTGCTCTTTAATTCAAGTTAACCAATCCTCCTCATTGGTAAAAATGATTTGCTTTAATATCACAGCTATTCAACTTGTAAATATCTAGCCACAGGCTACAGTGGTAATAACAGCTCTATAAATTTACTttgtttctaggaaaaaaaacatttcttatgACTGCAGAAATCCAGCCAGACTTCAGATAGTGACTCTACAGTTTTGACATAGCtgccttcatttctttatttcttagagTATAGATAACAGGGTTTAAAATGGGAGTAAAGATGGTGTAGAACACTGCAAGGACTTTGTCAACTGAATAACTGCTGAAGGGCCACACATAGATGAAGATGCATGGTCCAAAGAATAACACCACCACAGTGATATGAGCAGTCAATGTGGAGAGGGCCTTGGCCGTGCTGGCAGAGGAGTGGTTCCTAACTGTGATGAGTATCACAGTGTAAGAGACAACCAACAGGAGGAAGGAACTCAAAGAAAGAAGGCCACTGTCTGCAACTATTAGTAAACTGATAACAAAAGTGTCTGTGCAGGCCAGTTTTGTCACTAAAGGGAGGTCTCAGAAAAAAACTATCCACTTGATTAGGCCCACAAAAAGGCAAGTTAACAGTAAATGCCAGCTGGCTAGTAGTATGGATGAAACCCACACATCATGGAATGAGGACCAAAGTAATACACACACGCCCGCTCATGATTGTCATATAGTGGAGAGGTTTACATATAACAATGTAACGGTCATAAGCCATGGATACAAGGAGCACCATTTCACCACCAGCAAATAGATGAACAAAGAAAATCTGGGCCAGGCAGCCTTCAAAAGAAATACTCTTGCGCTCAACCAGAAAGTCTGCAATCATTTTGGGGGTAGCAAAGGAGGCAACGCATATATCTATAAGAGAGAGGTTTGCGAGCAGAAAGTACATAGGGGTATGAAGGCAGGAATCTGAGGTTACAGTCAGGATGATGAGAAAGTTCCCCAGTAGTATTGCTAGGCAGAGCAGTGAAAATATGAGAAACAAGAAAGGTTGGAGCTCCTAGGAACTAGATAAACCCAGCAACACAAATTCAGTCACCCAAGAATGATTTGTCTCACTCATTGACTTTGCAGAGGACTTCTGTTCAGTCACTTGAATAGGAGAGAAATAGAAATCAGTTAATGAACTAATTATGGTTTAATTTTCCAGTTCAGTTAGAGAGTCTAGTTTCTACTCAAATGTACTTGTGAGACTTCACACATGTCTAAATACAGAGAGTGCTCTAGTAATCAAAAGGAGAACAGAGTCAGGATGGGATATTCAGCCAAAAGTTTTCTAGATGAAGAGGGTGGTGGTTGGGAGGTTGGTGGAGAGAATTTCAACCAATTGATTCATTAATTGCTTAAGTTTAGTAAATTAAGTAAGCTAATTTGCAAATTAGAGTTACAAGTGAATGTTACAAATAAATATCTGAAAAGTTGTTTATATATCACAGAAATCCACTATTATTATCT includes these proteins:
- the LOC138096706 gene encoding olfactory receptor 11H6-like — encoded protein: MLLQTFAKTLNSSSVSKFILLGFPYTWEIRILCFSVFSGTYILTLIGNLCIICAVRCDHQLQTPMYILLANFSFLEIWFITSTVPNMLANFLSETNTISFSGCFLQFYFFFSMGTTETFFLSAMAFDRYLAICRPLHYPTVMPVQRCIRMGACCWVCGFLYFLLPIYLISQLPFCCLNKIDHFLCDPGPLIKLSCVPAPVIEIICAIYNSVLIFSTLLFITSSYTLVIRAVFRVPSAEGRHKAFSTCGSHLSVVSLFYGSIMVVYVSPTAGNPAGIQKYVTLFYSVLTPLFNPLIYSLRNKEMKEALRKLFKTLRFRQRPGRNL